The Leptospira ellinghausenii genome contains the following window.
ATGGCCAAGATCACCAGAAGAACCTTGGTTCATTAATTACGGAATGATTTTTACGTCTCTTGTGGTAGTAACAACAGGTTTATTTTACCTTCTTCTCGCCAAACCACATATCCGGAAAAAATACGCAAAATCGATTTAATCATTCTGAAACGATGGATTTTGGGAAATTGTCATTCTTTTTCCCAAACCATCCATTCTCCCAATTCCCATTCCTTTTTTTTAACAATTTTGTAACCAGGAAGAACACTTCCACCAAATCCATGATAAGTGATTACTTGTGTTCCTTTTTTACATTGGTATAAATGATGTTTCAGAATTTGAATGTTTTTGATAAATTCTATAGCAGACTTTTCTTTTTTGAAATCAATCGAATGTTCTCCCTTCATCAGTTCATACAATGGATTGAATACATAATAATGAGAATGTCCATAAGGAAAATTGACCAAAAAATCAGATTGAGTGAAAGTAACGCCCGTTATTTTCAATTTTAGCATTAACTTTTCTGAAACAGTTACCAATCCTTTTCGGTCTTCAACACCATACACAGGGAAACTTCCATTGGCAAATTGGACCAAGTTCAAACAAAATTTTCCAACCCCTGAGCCTAAATCCATTACGGAATACACAGATTGTGTTTTTAAATACTCCCAGGTGAACCGAATGATTTCAATGGGGGTCCACTGGTAAGGAGAAAGGACTCTGTATTCATTTGGTAAAAGAGAATCCCAAATCTCGTCTGTCATCACATCCCCTACATCCAAAGAAAGTAGCATCTTAAAAATTGGTTTCTCATTTTTCCAATCCGTGTTACAACTTTTCCTTATGGATCAAAAAATACAGTATTTAAACCAGATGATTGAAATCATAGACACAAAAGTTTCGATCTTTAAGAAAAATAAAACCAAACTGCCCCAAGCCGCTTACCAAGCAGAAAAACAAGTCCTCACAAGGACAATCCAAGACACAATCCAACTCGCTGAAGAAATCAAACCTGTTCCTTTTTCCCTCATCAATGATTTGAAAACATTGATCAAACAATTATAATCCTATCTGTTTTAAGTCTAATCTATCGTGAGCGAATCTGATTTAAAATCATCAAATACCCCCATCGTTGTGGGTTCCGGAATCACTGGTGCATCGATCATGATGATGAAACCAGAAGTTCGGTTATTTGACAAA
Protein-coding sequences here:
- a CDS encoding methyltransferase domain-containing protein → MTDEIWDSLLPNEYRVLSPYQWTPIEIIRFTWEYLKTQSVYSVMDLGSGVGKFCLNLVQFANGSFPVYGVEDRKGLVTVSEKLMLKLKITGVTFTQSDFLVNFPYGHSHYYVFNPLYELMKGEHSIDFKKEKSAIEFIKNIQILKHHLYQCKKGTQVITYHGFGGSVLPGYKIVKKKEWELGEWMVWEKE